A genome region from Bradyrhizobium sp. WSM1417 includes the following:
- a CDS encoding cold-shock protein, producing the protein MTTGTVKWFNSQKGFGFIQPDEGSQDVFVHISAVERAGMNTLNEGQKVSFEIVADRRTGKSAAENLRAA; encoded by the coding sequence ATGACGACGGGAACTGTGAAGTGGTTTAACAGCCAAAAGGGCTTCGGATTCATTCAGCCGGACGAAGGCAGCCAGGATGTCTTCGTTCATATCAGCGCCGTTGAACGCGCCGGCATGAATACCCTCAACGAAGGGCAGAAGGTTTCGTTTGAAATCGTTGCAGATCGCCGGACCGGCAAGTCTGCTGCTGAAAATCTGCGCGCCGCATAG
- the mfd gene encoding transcription-repair coupling factor: protein MKQGMKSPAELLTPGRALTLANVAEGAEGLVVSDLARAIAARPKKPAVSLAVICRDGPRMQQLERALQFFAPDLPVLTFPAWDCQPYDRVSPHGGVLAQRLTTLARLASLTGSDKPLIVLTTVNAVVQRVPSRDLVAAQALSVAPGNVVPMDTIVAWLEHNGYNRSSTVREPGEYAVRGGILDLFPAGLDQPVRFDFFGDSLESIRTFDAETQRTLLDMRALDLVPISEFQLVTDTIRRFRMGYVAEFGAPERDDALYEAVSEGRRHPGMEHWLPLFQDRMDTLFDYLPGAAIAIEPQAEDAVRERFKQIVDYYQARRDAMEHPGGGAIYKPLPPDRLYLTEEEWAKRESEMPLVRLTQFSVPADGTSVVDAGARKGRDFAPERNDSKVNVFEAVVAHVHGLLTSRKKVVIALWTEGSRDRMTSMLRDHKLTPVTSVNSWRTVQATPRNETMLAVLGLESGFETDEIALISEQDILGDRLVRPRKASRKLDNFISEVTSLTAGDIVVHVDHGIGRFIGLQTLDVAGAPHDCLELHYAAETKLFLPVENIELLSRYGSDQTSVELDRLGGSGWQTRKAKLKNRIREIAGELIKIAAERHLHEAPKLPVQPGLYDEFCARFPYDETEDQLGAIESTLKDLELGRPMDRLICGDVGFGKTEVALRAAFAVALEGKQVAVVVPTTLLARQHHKTFTDRFKGFPVQVAQASRLVPAKQLNLVKKGLADGSVDIVVGTHALLSKSITFRDLGLLIVDEEQHFGVTHKERLKQLRAEVHVLTLSATPIPRTLQLALTGVRELSIIASPPVDRLAVRTFVAPHDPLMIREALLRERYRGGQAFYVVPRIDDLAEVKDFLDKNVPEMKVAVAHGQMPPAVIEDIMTAFYDGKFDILLSTTIVESGLDIPNANTLIVHRADMFGLAQLYQLRGRVGRSKLRAYALFTLPAQQKITAQAERRLTVLQSLETLGAGFQLASHDLDIRGAGNILGEQQSGHIKEVGFELYQSMLEEAIVNLKAGVSEPAADRWSPTITIGMPVLIPEDYVGDLSVRLSLYRRLADLDSEEEIENFGAEMRDRFGVLPDEVRYLFKVAAIKAFCRQANVGKIDAGPKGAVIAFRDNSFAHPDRLVSFIRSHGQAAKVRPDMKVVFLQDWETPEERLAGTTEIMRQLAQLAQSKKAA from the coding sequence CGTGCGCTGCAATTCTTCGCGCCCGATTTGCCCGTGCTGACCTTTCCGGCCTGGGACTGCCAGCCCTATGACCGCGTCTCGCCGCATGGCGGTGTCCTCGCGCAGCGCCTGACGACGCTGGCGCGGCTTGCGTCCCTGACCGGCAGCGACAAGCCGCTGATCGTGCTGACCACGGTGAACGCCGTCGTGCAGCGCGTGCCGTCGCGCGACCTCGTCGCGGCGCAGGCGCTGTCGGTCGCGCCGGGCAACGTCGTGCCGATGGACACCATCGTCGCCTGGCTCGAGCACAATGGCTATAACCGCTCGTCGACCGTGCGCGAGCCCGGCGAATACGCGGTGCGCGGCGGCATTCTGGACCTGTTTCCGGCCGGCCTCGACCAGCCCGTCCGCTTCGACTTCTTCGGCGACAGCCTGGAATCGATCCGCACCTTCGACGCCGAGACCCAGCGCACGCTGCTCGACATGCGCGCGCTCGATCTCGTGCCGATCTCCGAATTCCAGCTCGTCACCGACACCATCCGTCGCTTTCGCATGGGCTATGTCGCCGAGTTCGGCGCGCCCGAACGTGACGATGCGCTCTACGAGGCCGTCAGCGAGGGCCGCCGTCATCCCGGCATGGAACATTGGCTGCCGCTGTTCCAGGATCGGATGGACACGCTGTTCGACTATCTGCCAGGCGCGGCGATCGCGATCGAGCCGCAGGCCGAGGATGCCGTCCGCGAGCGCTTCAAGCAGATCGTCGACTATTACCAAGCCCGCCGCGACGCCATGGAGCATCCGGGCGGCGGCGCCATCTACAAGCCGCTGCCGCCTGACCGGCTCTATTTGACCGAGGAGGAGTGGGCCAAGCGCGAGAGCGAGATGCCCTTGGTGCGGCTGACGCAATTTTCGGTGCCTGCCGACGGTACCAGCGTGGTCGATGCCGGCGCGCGCAAGGGACGAGACTTCGCGCCGGAGCGTAACGACAGCAAGGTCAACGTCTTCGAAGCCGTCGTCGCACATGTGCACGGGCTGCTGACAAGCCGCAAGAAGGTCGTCATCGCGCTCTGGACGGAGGGCTCGCGCGACCGCATGACCTCAATGCTGCGCGACCACAAGCTCACTCCCGTGACCAGCGTCAATAGCTGGCGCACGGTGCAGGCGACCCCGCGCAACGAGACCATGCTCGCCGTGCTCGGTCTGGAAAGCGGTTTCGAGACCGACGAGATCGCGCTCATCAGCGAGCAGGACATCCTTGGCGACCGGCTGGTGCGGCCGCGCAAGGCGAGCCGCAAGCTCGACAATTTCATCTCGGAGGTGACGAGCCTCACCGCCGGCGACATCGTGGTCCATGTCGATCACGGCATCGGCCGCTTCATCGGCCTGCAGACGCTCGACGTCGCCGGCGCGCCGCATGACTGCCTCGAGCTGCATTATGCTGCCGAGACCAAACTGTTCCTGCCGGTCGAGAACATCGAGCTGCTGTCGCGTTATGGCTCCGACCAGACCTCGGTCGAACTCGATCGTCTCGGCGGTTCGGGCTGGCAGACGCGCAAGGCCAAGCTCAAGAACCGCATCCGTGAGATCGCGGGCGAGCTGATCAAGATCGCCGCCGAGCGCCACCTCCACGAGGCGCCGAAGCTGCCGGTGCAGCCGGGCCTTTACGACGAATTCTGCGCGCGCTTCCCCTATGACGAGACCGAGGATCAGCTTGGCGCGATCGAATCCACGCTGAAGGACCTCGAGCTCGGCCGTCCCATGGACCGGCTGATCTGCGGCGACGTCGGCTTCGGCAAGACCGAGGTGGCGCTGCGCGCCGCCTTCGCCGTGGCGCTGGAAGGCAAGCAGGTCGCGGTCGTGGTGCCGACCACGCTGCTCGCCCGTCAGCACCACAAGACGTTCACCGACCGTTTCAAGGGTTTTCCGGTGCAGGTCGCGCAGGCCTCGCGCCTAGTCCCGGCCAAGCAGCTCAATCTGGTCAAGAAGGGCCTCGCCGACGGCTCGGTCGACATCGTCGTCGGCACGCATGCGCTGCTCAGCAAGTCGATCACGTTCAGGGATCTCGGCCTGCTGATCGTCGACGAGGAGCAGCATTTCGGCGTCACCCACAAGGAGCGGCTGAAGCAGCTCCGCGCCGAGGTGCACGTGCTGACGCTTTCGGCGACGCCGATCCCGCGCACGCTCCAGCTCGCGCTCACCGGCGTGCGCGAGCTCTCGATCATCGCATCGCCGCCGGTCGACCGTCTCGCGGTCCGCACCTTCGTCGCTCCGCACGATCCCCTGATGATCCGCGAGGCGCTGCTGCGCGAGCGCTATCGCGGCGGCCAGGCATTCTACGTGGTGCCGCGCATCGACGACCTCGCCGAGGTCAAGGACTTCCTCGACAAGAACGTTCCGGAGATGAAGGTCGCGGTTGCGCACGGGCAGATGCCGCCCGCCGTGATCGAGGACATCATGACCGCGTTCTACGACGGCAAGTTCGACATCCTGCTGTCGACCACGATCGTGGAATCCGGCCTCGACATTCCCAACGCCAATACGCTGATCGTGCATCGCGCCGACATGTTCGGCCTCGCCCAGCTCTACCAGCTCCGGGGCCGCGTCGGCCGCTCCAAGCTGCGCGCCTATGCGCTGTTCACGCTGCCGGCGCAGCAGAAGATCACGGCGCAGGCCGAGCGCCGGCTCACCGTGCTGCAATCGCTGGAGACGCTGGGCGCGGGCTTCCAGCTCGCCTCGCACGATCTCGACATCCGCGGCGCCGGCAACATTCTGGGCGAGCAGCAGTCCGGCCACATCAAGGAGGTCGGTTTCGAGCTCTACCAGTCGATGCTGGAGGAGGCGATCGTCAACCTCAAGGCCGGCGTGTCCGAGCCCGCCGCCGATCGCTGGTCGCCGACCATCACCATCGGCATGCCCGTGCTCATTCCGGAGGACTATGTCGGCGATCTCTCGGTGCGGCTGTCGCTCTACCGCCGGCTCGCCGACCTCGACAGCGAGGAGGAGATCGAGAACTTCGGCGCCGAGATGCGCGATCGTTTCGGCGTGCTGCCGGATGAGGTGCGCTATTTGTTCAAGGTCGCCGCGATCAAGGCATTCTGCCGTCAGGCCAATGTCGGCAAGATCGACGCCGGCCCGAAGGGCGCCGTGATCGCCTTCCGTGATAATTCATTCGCCCATCCCGACCGCCTGGTGTCGTTCATCCGCAGTCACGGCCAGGCCGCGAAGGTGCGGCCCGACATGAAAGTGGTGTTCCTGCAGGACTGGGAAACGCCGGAAGAGCGTCTCGCCGGCACCACCGAGATCATGCGCCAGCTGGCGCAGCTCGCGCAGAGCAAGAAGGCGGCGTAG